From Coregonus clupeaformis isolate EN_2021a unplaced genomic scaffold, ASM2061545v1 scaf2506, whole genome shotgun sequence, a single genomic window includes:
- the LOC121578867 gene encoding sodium/hydrogen exchanger 9B2-like, which translates to MDIQTQPLLQLDRVTVSFLLRNIPVVTDAVYIDFRWSAALRNIALAVILARAGLGLDGSALKKLSMVCIRVGMGPCIIEACTIAIISHFLMGLPWIWGFILGFVLGAVSLAVVVPSMLLLQKDGYGLEQGIPTLLMAAGSFDDILAITGFTTCMGMALATGSMWYNLLRGILEVGGGMVAGVLLGFLLRYFPSKDQDNVVMKRSFLLLGLSVFAVFGSNVAGFPGSGGLCTLVLAFLAGLGWRRSKVPVEDIVGIAWEVFQPLLFGLIGAEIQISELDKNTVGLGIGCLAIGLLVRILFTFVCVLCAGFNFKEKLFIALAWLPKATVQAAIGSTALDMARTKEDKELEKYGMDVLTVAVLSILLTAPIGALVIGLTGPRLLQKPKNPAWEREQSGTITDTPITYESTL; encoded by the exons ATGGATATTCAGACACAGCCA CTGCTCCAGCTGGATAGAGTGACGGTGAG CTTCCTGCTGCGTAATATCCCCGTGGTAACGGACGCCGTGTACATCGACTTCCGATGGTCCGCCGCCCTGAGGAACATTGCCCTCGCTGTCATCCTGGCCCGAGCAGGCCTGGGATTGGATGGCTCAGCTCTGAAGAAGCTTAGTATGGTGTGTATACGTGTGGGAATGGGACCCTGCATCATCGAGGCATGCACCATCGCCATCATCTCCCACTTCCTCATGGGCCTGCCCTGGATATGGGGATTCATCCTAGGGTTTGTGCTGGGAGCCGTGTCTCTGGCTGTGGTGGTTCCGTCCATGCTGCTGCTGCAGAAGGATGGCTACGGCTTGGAGCAGGGTATCCCTACCCTCCTCATGGCCGCCGGCAGCTTCGACGACATCCTGGCCATCACCGGCTTCACCACCTGCATGGGCATGGCCTTAGCCACCGGCTCCATGTGGTACAACTTGCTGAGGGGTATACTGGAGGTGGGAGGGGGAATGGTAGCTGGGGTACTGCTGGGATTCCTGCTGCGCTACTTTCCCAGCAAAGACCAGGACAACGTTGTGATGAAGCGCTCATTCCTGCTGCTGGGCCTGTCGGTGTTTGCCGTGTTCGGCAGCAACGTGGCCGGTTTCCCCGGCTCGGGGGGCCTCTGCACCCTGGTCCTCGCCTTCCTGGCCGGCCTGGGCTGGAGAAGGTCAAAGGTCCCTGTGGAGGACATAGTGGGTATTGCCTGGGAGGTGTTCCAGCCACTGCTGTTCGGCCTGATCGGGGCCGAGATCCAAATCTCAGAGCTGGACAAAAACACTGTCGGCCTGGGCATAGGCTGTCTGGCCATTGGTCTGCTGGTGCGTATTCTCTTCACCTTCGTCTGTGTGCTGTGTGCCGGCTTCAACTTCAAAGAGAAGCTCTTTATTGCTCTGGCCTGGCTACCCAAAGCCACTGTACAGGCGGCCATCGGCTCCACAGCGCTGGACATGGCCCGCACCAAGGAGGATAAGGAGCTGGAGAAGTACGGCATGGACGTGCTGACAGTGGCCGTGCTCTCCATCCTGCTCACCGCCCCCATAGGGGCCCTTGTCATAGGACTCACAGGACCTCGCCTGCTGCAGAAACCAAAGAACCCTGCCTGGGAGCGGGAGCAAAGCGGAACTATAACCGACACCCCAATCACCTACGAGAGTACCCTCTGA